In a genomic window of Streptomyces katrae:
- a CDS encoding ROK family glucokinase, with the protein MGLTIGVDIGGTKIAAGVVDEEGTILETYKVPTPPTADGVTEAICAAVSEVSSNHTIEAVGIGAAGYVDDKRATVLFAPNINWRHEPLKDKVEQRIGLPVVVENDANCAAWGEYRFGAGQGHEDVICITLGTGLGGGIIMGNKLRRGRFGVAAEFGHIRVVPDGLLCGCGSQGCWEQYASGRALVRYAKQRANATPENATVLLGLGDGTPEGIEGKHISQAARQGDPVAVDSFRELARWAGAGLADLASLFDPSAFIVGGGVSDEGDLVLDPIRKSFKRWLIGGAWRPHAQVLAAQLGGKAGLVGAADLARQG; encoded by the coding sequence ATGGGACTCACCATCGGCGTCGACATCGGCGGCACGAAGATCGCGGCCGGCGTGGTCGACGAAGAGGGCACCATCCTTGAGACGTACAAGGTGCCCACCCCGCCGACCGCGGACGGCGTGACGGAGGCGATCTGCGCCGCCGTCTCCGAGGTCAGCAGCAACCACACCATCGAGGCCGTCGGCATCGGCGCCGCCGGATACGTGGACGACAAGCGCGCGACCGTCCTCTTCGCGCCCAACATCAACTGGCGCCACGAACCGCTCAAGGACAAGGTCGAGCAGCGCATCGGCCTCCCCGTCGTCGTCGAGAACGACGCCAACTGCGCCGCCTGGGGCGAGTACCGCTTCGGCGCCGGCCAGGGCCACGAGGACGTCATCTGCATCACCCTCGGCACGGGCCTGGGCGGCGGCATCATCATGGGCAACAAGCTGCGCCGAGGCCGCTTCGGCGTCGCCGCCGAGTTCGGGCACATCCGGGTCGTCCCCGACGGCCTGCTGTGCGGGTGCGGCAGCCAGGGCTGCTGGGAGCAGTACGCCTCCGGCCGCGCCCTCGTCCGCTACGCGAAGCAGCGCGCCAACGCCACCCCCGAGAACGCGACCGTCCTGCTGGGCCTCGGCGACGGCACCCCCGAGGGCATCGAGGGCAAGCACATCAGCCAGGCCGCCCGCCAGGGCGACCCGGTGGCCGTCGACTCCTTCCGCGAGCTCGCCCGCTGGGCCGGCGCGGGCCTGGCCGACCTGGCCTCCCTCTTCGACCCGTCGGCGTTCATCGTCGGCGGCGGGGTCTCCGACGAGGGCGACCTCGTCCTCGACCCCATCCGCAAGTCCTTCAAGCGCTGGCTGATCGGCGGCGCCTGGCGGCCGCACGCGCAGGTCCTGGCCGCCCAGCTCGGCGGCAAGGCCGGCCTGGTCGGCGCGGCGGACCTGGCCCGCCAGGGCTGA
- a CDS encoding DUF5304 family protein gives MSEATDRPTDDDAWAKACAEDLAAERERRRAEREQGAGAGAGAGATGTAAEELFKLFGAVADKVSALNNPELAAAAQDAVRQFVNQAKTAAKPVIERNPEVFGHLAAAGSELLAAYRSAVEGHERRWVRDEPPAPRKHTDGDEGHDHGPDEGPAQRIDLD, from the coding sequence ATGAGCGAGGCCACCGACCGCCCCACCGACGATGACGCCTGGGCCAAGGCCTGCGCCGAGGACCTCGCCGCCGAACGGGAGCGCCGCCGGGCCGAGCGCGAGCAGGGCGCCGGCGCGGGGGCCGGCGCGGGCGCCACCGGCACCGCCGCCGAGGAACTGTTCAAGCTCTTCGGCGCCGTCGCCGACAAGGTCTCCGCCCTCAACAACCCGGAGCTCGCCGCGGCCGCCCAGGACGCCGTACGCCAGTTCGTCAACCAGGCCAAGACCGCCGCCAAACCCGTCATCGAGCGCAACCCGGAGGTGTTCGGCCACCTCGCCGCCGCCGGCTCCGAGCTGCTCGCCGCCTACCGCTCGGCCGTCGAAGGCCACGAACGCCGCTGGGTCCGGGACGAGCCCCCGGCCCCCCGCAAGCACACCGACGGCGACGAGGGCCACGACCACGGCCCGGACGAGGGCCCGGCCCAGCGGATCGACCTCGACTGA
- a CDS encoding ArsA family ATPase — MIYDPERRTMPHTLLITGPGGSGRTTVAAATALAAARAGQRVLLLCADDPWAGAPAPAPDRLRLARIDSGDEFRTELAALQERGATLLSMLGGSPLGAEELTELPGAEQFALLRGLRRAASTPATDLVVVDMPPLHQALTTLALPAQLRRYLARLLPAERQAARALRPVLAQLAGVPMPAQWLYETAARWDEELAAVQAVVEAPTTRVRLVAEPGPAADAALRPGTLGLALYELPVHDLVANRLVPRDSADPWTAGLAAQQEKYLAQWRQETPVVPLAHLGRDPGHPGELAGAEGLAPSPGPGPAPARAARPGWTVEDRLAEDGVLVWAVPLPRARKSELDLVRRGDELHLAVGPYRRTVSLPSALRRCTVSGAALTDGVLRIRFTPDPQLWPRAR, encoded by the coding sequence ATGATCTACGACCCGGAGCGCCGCACCATGCCGCACACCCTGCTCATCACCGGCCCCGGCGGGTCAGGCCGCACCACCGTCGCCGCCGCCACCGCGCTCGCCGCGGCCCGCGCCGGGCAGCGCGTGCTCCTGCTGTGCGCCGACGACCCCTGGGCCGGCGCCCCGGCCCCCGCCCCCGACCGCCTCCGCCTCGCCCGCATCGACTCCGGCGACGAGTTCCGCACCGAACTCGCCGCCCTCCAGGAACGCGGCGCCACCCTCCTCTCCATGCTCGGCGGCAGCCCCCTCGGCGCCGAGGAACTCACCGAGCTCCCCGGGGCCGAACAGTTCGCCCTCCTGCGCGGCCTGCGCCGCGCCGCCTCCACCCCCGCCACCGACCTCGTCGTCGTGGACATGCCCCCGCTCCACCAGGCCCTCACCACCCTCGCCCTCCCCGCCCAGCTGCGCCGCTACCTGGCCCGCCTGCTGCCCGCGGAGCGCCAGGCGGCCCGCGCCCTGCGCCCCGTACTGGCCCAGCTGGCCGGGGTCCCCATGCCCGCCCAGTGGCTCTACGAGACCGCCGCCCGCTGGGACGAGGAGCTCGCCGCCGTCCAGGCCGTCGTCGAGGCCCCCACCACCCGGGTCCGCCTCGTCGCCGAACCCGGTCCCGCCGCCGACGCCGCCCTGCGCCCCGGGACGCTCGGCCTCGCCCTGTACGAGCTGCCCGTCCACGACCTGGTGGCCAACCGGCTCGTCCCGCGCGACTCCGCCGACCCGTGGACGGCCGGACTCGCCGCCCAGCAGGAGAAGTACCTGGCGCAGTGGCGGCAGGAGACCCCCGTGGTCCCGCTGGCGCACCTCGGCCGGGACCCCGGGCACCCCGGCGAGCTCGCCGGCGCCGAAGGCCTCGCCCCGAGCCCCGGCCCAGGCCCCGCCCCCGCCCGCGCGGCCCGCCCCGGCTGGACGGTCGAGGACCGGCTCGCCGAGGACGGGGTGCTCGTCTGGGCGGTCCCCCTGCCCCGCGCCCGCAAGAGCGAGCTCGACCTTGTCCGTCGCGGCGACGAACTGCACCTCGCGGTGGGCCCCTACCGCAGGACCGTTTCCCTCCCCTCCGCCCTGCGCCGCTGCACCGTCTCCGGCGCCGCCCTCACCGACGGGGTGCTCCGCATCCGCTTCACCCCCGACCCGCAGCTGTGGCCCCGGGCGCGCTGA